One window of the Lytechinus pictus isolate F3 Inbred chromosome 5, Lp3.0, whole genome shotgun sequence genome contains the following:
- the LOC129262409 gene encoding adenosine receptor A2b-like, giving the protein MQTLSPIMEMLTTVHAMGSIPMVDSSNMTRLECEFQPLRLLYLIPFVLITILAVPGNLLVMAAVYRERRLKTPTNVLVVGLSVSDLTNGTLSIPAAYFWFVSYCDDLVVLYFRFIARTCCACSVVHLVLISIDRYVSVAKPLKYQSLITRRRTRKGSLITMLVIIPYMFTVVILFHLVEIGRIDVNEKVFEIFWNYIPSSMILVAMVVTSIIYSYVFYQAHKLRTRMTSMMRNSHRTPTAQSSRAKQIRATKTLAFVVIAFAICWLPICIILFVDSSGTGYNPDLSIGPTMAYYANSIMNPLIYAHRSKDFRNAFKRIIRDVARCITGGKPEMQRTASTMSSSQRPSVFEGPPTIADLKRKRAVGLKSNANVDFKSNADVDLNSNGDVDKKSNDVIDMKSHGDFDIKSNGDVDLKSNGDVDMKSTCNSNVDLTTNGTTGLKEGEINVVLSDRDMV; this is encoded by the coding sequence ATGCAGACTTTGTCACCAATCATGGAAATGCTCACGACTGTACACGCAATGGGTTCGATACCCATGGTAGACTCTAGTAACATGACTCGATTGGAATGTGAGTTTCAACCGTTGAGATTGTTATACTTAATACCTTTCGTATTGATCACTATTTTAGCCGTTCCAGGGAACCTGCTCGTCATGGCCGCCGTTTACCGCGAGAGAAGACTCAAGACTCCGACCAACGTCCTCGTCGTCGGTCTATCCGTCTCGGACCTGACCAACGGAACCCTCTCCATACCAGCCGCCTATTTTTGGTTCGTAAGCTACTGCGACGACCTCGTCGTCCTTTACTTTCGTTTTATCGCAAGAACATGCTGTGCCTGCTCGGTTGTTCATCTTGTTTTGATATCCATCGACCGGTACGTCTCGGTGGCGAAACCTTTAAAATACCAATCGCTGATAACCAGAAGGAGAACGAGAAAGGGTTCGTTGATAACCATGTTGGTGATCATTCCGTACATGTTCACCGTCGTCATTCTGTTCCATCTGGTTGAGATCGGTCGAATCGATGTCAACGAGAAGGTATTCGAAATATTCTGGAACTACATACCGTCGTCGATGATCTTGGTGGCAATGGTGGTGACGTCGATCATCTATAGCTACGTTTTCTACCAGGCTCATAAACTCCGAACCAGGATGACATCGATGATGCGGAACAGCCATAGAACACCAACAGCTCAAAGCTCTCGAGCTAAACAGATCAGAGCCACTAAGACCCTTGCCTTCGTCGTCATTGCCTTTGCCATATGTTGGTTACCCATCTGTATTATATTATTTGTCGACTCTAGCGGTACTGGCTACAACCCAGACCTTTCCATAGGACCAACGATGGCCTACTATGCCAACTCTATTATGAATCCCTTGATATATGCCCACAGGAGCAAGGACTTCCGCAATGCATTCAAAAGGATCATAAGGGATGTTGCCAGATGCATTACGGGAGGTAAGCCCGAAATGCAGCGGACAGCGTCTACCATGTCCTCATCGCAAAGGCCTAGTGTATTCGAAGGGCCGCCAACCATTGCAGACTTAAAACGTAAACGTGCTGTTGGCTTGAAGTCTAATGCTAATGTCGACTTCAAGTCTAATGCTGATGTCGACTTGAATTCCAATGGAGATGTCGACAAGAAATCTAATGACGTCATCGACATGAAATCTCATGGCGATTTCGACATAAAATCTAATGGCGACGTCGACTTAAAATCTAATGGCGATGTCGACATGAAATCTACATGTAATAGTAATGTCGATTTGACAACGAATGGTACTACTGGACTCAAAGAAGGAGAAATCAATGTTGTACTCAGCGATCGTGATATGGTATGA